In Electrophorus electricus isolate fEleEle1 chromosome 1, fEleEle1.pri, whole genome shotgun sequence, a single window of DNA contains:
- the aanat1 gene encoding serotonin N-acetyltransferase isoform X1, producing MSVVSALPFLKPAHAPVSPGRQRRHTLPASEFRSLNTEDAVSVFELEREAFMSVSGECPLYPDEVRHFLTLCPELSMGWFVEGTLVAFIIGSLWDQDRLTTVSCDDELTDASVYGDVIFCSIEMNNCHDTLSLQDALTLHRPRGTTVHVHALAVRRTFRQQGKGSTLMWRYLQYLRCLPHVRRAVLMCEPLLVPFYQKSGFVVQGPSEITVGPLTFVEMQCPVRGHAFMRRNSGC from the exons ATGTCGGTCGTGAGCGCGCTGCCTTTTCTGAAGCCCGCGCACGCTCCGGTTTCCCCCGGCCGACAGCGTCGTCACACACTCCCCGCCAGCGAGTTCCGCTCTCTTAACACGGAGGATGCTGTGAGCGTGTTTGAGCTcgagagagaag CCTTCATGTCCGTGTCTGGAGAATGTCCCCTTTATCCTGACGAGGTTCGGCACTTCCTCACGCTCTGCCCCGAACTCTCCATGGGATGGTTTGTGGAAGGGACCTTGGTTGCGTTCATCATTGGGTCACTTTGGGACCAAGACCGTCTGACCACGGTGAGTTGTGACGATGAGCTAACTGACGCTTCAGTTTACGGAGATGTTATTTTTTGTAGCATAGAAATGAATAACTGTCACGATACGTTATCGTTACAGGATGCCCTCACCCTCCACCGGCCGCGCGGCACCACGGTTCACGTCCACGCGCTGGCTGTCCGCCGCACGTTTCGCCAGCAAGGCAAAGGTTCCACGCTGATGTGGCGCTACCTGCAGTACCTGCGCTGCCTGCCGCACGTGCGCCGGGCCGTCCTCATGTGCGAGCCCCTTTTGGTTCCCTTCTACCAGAAGTCCGGATTCGTGGTGCAGGGGCCGTCCGAGATCACCGTGGGGCCCCTCACCTTCGTGGAGATGCAGTGTCCCGTGCGCGGGCACGCTTTCATGCGGCGCAACAGTGGCTGCTGA
- the LOC113583269 gene encoding ADP/ATP translocase 1-like isoform X2, which yields MSESVVVFTKDFLAVCVAATVSETVVAPIERVKLLLQVQHASKHITAEKRYKGIVDCIIRLPREQGFFSYWRGNLANVIRYLPTQALNFAFKDRYKKFFLDGVDQRTQFWRYFAGNLASGGAAGATSLTFVYPLDFARTRLAADIGKLKAEREFTGLGDCFLKIFKADGLGGLYKGFNVSIQGIIIYRAAYFGIYDTVKSMMSDPENIHVMVSWLIAQSVTTVSGIISYPFDTIRRRMMMQSGLKGADIIYNGTVDCWRKIVRDEGVSAFYKGTWSNILRATGGALVLVLYDEIKKII from the exons ATGAGCGAGTCCGTCGTCGTCTTCACCAAGGACTTCTTGGCCGTTTGTGTGGCTGCCACCGTCTCCGAGACGGTCGTGGCTCCCATCGAGAGAGTGAAGTTGCTGCTTCAG GTGCAACATGCAAGCAAACATATCACGGCTGAGAAGCGCTACAAGGGAATCGTTGACTGCATCATAAGACTTCCCAGAGAGCAGGGCTTCTTCTCATACTGGAGAGGCAACCTGGCCAACGTCATCCGATACCTTCCAACACAGGCCCTCAACTTTGCCTTCAAGGACAGGTACAAGAAGTTCTTCCTGGATGGCGTGGACCAGCGCACACAGTTCTGGAGGTACTTTGCTGGTAACCTGGCATCAGGGGGCGCTGCTGGTGCCACATCCCTGACTTTTGTCTACCCTCTCGATTTCGCCCGGACACGCCTGGCCGCAGACATCGGCAAGCTAAAGGCGGAGCGGGAGTTCACCGGGCTGGGCGACTGCTTCTTGAAGATCTTCAAGGCTGATGGTCTCGGGGGTCTGTACAAAGGCTTCAACGTGTCCATCCAGGGAATCATCATCTACAGAGCCGCTTACTTTGGCATCTATGACACCGTCAAAA GTATGATGTCTGATCCGGAGAACATTCATGTCATGGTGAGCTGGCTGATCGCTCAGAGTGTGACCACCGTCTCTGGAATCATATCTTACCCCTTTGACACCATTCGGCGTCGTATGATGATGCAGTCTGGGCTCAAAGGGG CTGACATCATCTACAATGGCACAGTAGACTGCTGGAGGAAGATTGTTCGTGATGAAGGTGTCAGCGCCTTCTACAAGGGAACCTGGTCAAACATTCTCAGGGCCACCGGTGGCGCCCTGGTACTGGTCTTGTATGATGAGATAAAGAAAATTATCTAA
- the LOC113583269 gene encoding ADP/ATP translocase 3-like isoform X1, with product MKAAGHGPECYGGRRLTASTPKADVDTATGERTMSESVVVFTKDFLAVCVAATVSETVVAPIERVKLLLQVQHASKHITAEKRYKGIVDCIIRLPREQGFFSYWRGNLANVIRYLPTQALNFAFKDRYKKFFLDGVDQRTQFWRYFAGNLASGGAAGATSLTFVYPLDFARTRLAADIGKLKAEREFTGLGDCFLKIFKADGLGGLYKGFNVSIQGIIIYRAAYFGIYDTVKSMMSDPENIHVMVSWLIAQSVTTVSGIISYPFDTIRRRMMMQSGLKGADIIYNGTVDCWRKIVRDEGVSAFYKGTWSNILRATGGALVLVLYDEIKKII from the exons ATGAAGGCTGCAGGACACGGACCCGA GTGCTACGGTGGGAGGAGGCTGACAGCATCCACGCCAAAGGCTGATGTCGACACTGCCACGGGAGAGAGAACTATGAGCGAGTCCGTCGTCGTCTTCACCAAGGACTTCTTGGCCGTTTGTGTGGCTGCCACCGTCTCCGAGACGGTCGTGGCTCCCATCGAGAGAGTGAAGTTGCTGCTTCAG GTGCAACATGCAAGCAAACATATCACGGCTGAGAAGCGCTACAAGGGAATCGTTGACTGCATCATAAGACTTCCCAGAGAGCAGGGCTTCTTCTCATACTGGAGAGGCAACCTGGCCAACGTCATCCGATACCTTCCAACACAGGCCCTCAACTTTGCCTTCAAGGACAGGTACAAGAAGTTCTTCCTGGATGGCGTGGACCAGCGCACACAGTTCTGGAGGTACTTTGCTGGTAACCTGGCATCAGGGGGCGCTGCTGGTGCCACATCCCTGACTTTTGTCTACCCTCTCGATTTCGCCCGGACACGCCTGGCCGCAGACATCGGCAAGCTAAAGGCGGAGCGGGAGTTCACCGGGCTGGGCGACTGCTTCTTGAAGATCTTCAAGGCTGATGGTCTCGGGGGTCTGTACAAAGGCTTCAACGTGTCCATCCAGGGAATCATCATCTACAGAGCCGCTTACTTTGGCATCTATGACACCGTCAAAA GTATGATGTCTGATCCGGAGAACATTCATGTCATGGTGAGCTGGCTGATCGCTCAGAGTGTGACCACCGTCTCTGGAATCATATCTTACCCCTTTGACACCATTCGGCGTCGTATGATGATGCAGTCTGGGCTCAAAGGGG CTGACATCATCTACAATGGCACAGTAGACTGCTGGAGGAAGATTGTTCGTGATGAAGGTGTCAGCGCCTTCTACAAGGGAACCTGGTCAAACATTCTCAGGGCCACCGGTGGCGCCCTGGTACTGGTCTTGTATGATGAGATAAAGAAAATTATCTAA
- the aanat1 gene encoding serotonin N-acetyltransferase isoform X2 gives MSVVSALPFLKPAHAPVSPGRQRRHTLPASEFRSLNTEDAVSVFELEREAFMSVSGECPLYPDEVRHFLTLCPELSMGWFVEGTLVAFIIGSLWDQDRLTTDALTLHRPRGTTVHVHALAVRRTFRQQGKGSTLMWRYLQYLRCLPHVRRAVLMCEPLLVPFYQKSGFVVQGPSEITVGPLTFVEMQCPVRGHAFMRRNSGC, from the exons ATGTCGGTCGTGAGCGCGCTGCCTTTTCTGAAGCCCGCGCACGCTCCGGTTTCCCCCGGCCGACAGCGTCGTCACACACTCCCCGCCAGCGAGTTCCGCTCTCTTAACACGGAGGATGCTGTGAGCGTGTTTGAGCTcgagagagaag CCTTCATGTCCGTGTCTGGAGAATGTCCCCTTTATCCTGACGAGGTTCGGCACTTCCTCACGCTCTGCCCCGAACTCTCCATGGGATGGTTTGTGGAAGGGACCTTGGTTGCGTTCATCATTGGGTCACTTTGGGACCAAGACCGTCTGACCACG GATGCCCTCACCCTCCACCGGCCGCGCGGCACCACGGTTCACGTCCACGCGCTGGCTGTCCGCCGCACGTTTCGCCAGCAAGGCAAAGGTTCCACGCTGATGTGGCGCTACCTGCAGTACCTGCGCTGCCTGCCGCACGTGCGCCGGGCCGTCCTCATGTGCGAGCCCCTTTTGGTTCCCTTCTACCAGAAGTCCGGATTCGTGGTGCAGGGGCCGTCCGAGATCACCGTGGGGCCCCTCACCTTCGTGGAGATGCAGTGTCCCGTGCGCGGGCACGCTTTCATGCGGCGCAACAGTGGCTGCTGA